In one window of Cryptococcus depauperatus CBS 7841 chromosome 3, complete sequence DNA:
- a CDS encoding hydroxyisourate hydrolase — protein MSRSPITCHVLDAAQGKPAANVKVALELLASSENLSQKDAKILATGFTNSDGRCSDLLPSNQTLLPGMYKMTFHSGDYFKKTQTETFYPFVEITFLYNEPSQHYHIPLLLSPFSYTTYRGS, from the exons ATGTCTCGTTCACCTATAACATGTCATG TATTGGATGCCGCTCAAGGGAAACCCGCAGCGAATGTCAAGGTAGCACTGGAGTTACTCGCATCCTCAGAGAACTTATCTCAGAAGGATGCAAAGATACTTGCTACTGG ATTCACAAATTCTGACGGTCGCTGCTCTGATCTACTCCCATCCAACCAAACATTGCTTCCTGGTATGTATAAAATGACGTTCCACAGCGGAGACTATTTCAAGAAGACTCAAACAGAAACATTCTATCCGTTTGTTGAG ATTACTTTCCTTTACAACGAACCTTCTCAGCATTATCATATTCCTCTCCTCTTGAGCCCATTCTCATACACTACCTACCGCGGGAGCTGA
- a CDS encoding protein phosphatase PP2A regulatory subunit B codes for MNEGLPTDWHFAQCFGDKGDVEDITEADIISTVEFDHTGDYLATGDKGGRVVLFERNEQKRGCEYKFYTEFQSHEPEFDYLKSLEIEEKINRIKWCKRQNAAHFLLSTNDKTIKLWKVFDKQIRVVAENNHTDGHGAGTGPSQPPLRLPRLTTHDSITAAVPRKVYANAHAYHINSISVNSDGETYISADDLRINLWNLDISDQSFNIVDIKPVNMEELTEVITAAEFHPTHCNLFMYSSSKGTIKLADMRDSALCDQHAKLFEEEEDPSQKSFFSEIISSISDVKFSLDGRYILSRDYLTLKIWDINMDSKPVKTINIHDHLRQKLCDLYENDCIFDKFECTFSGDGSQVLTGSYHNYFRIYDVNGDNDVVLQADKSAFKAKKISGARGKLPGKKEGMQTEGIDFAKKILHASWHPRENTIAIAATNNLFLYSTLS; via the exons ATGAATGAAGGGCTCCCAACTGATTGGCATTTTGCCCAGTGTTTTGGCGACAAGGGCGATGTGGAAGACATCACAGAGG CCGACATCATATCCACGGTGGAATTTGACCACACAGGCGATTACCTTGCTACTGGCGACAAGGGTGGTCGTGTGGTGTTGTTTGAGAGGAATGAACAG AAACGGGGCTGCGAGTACAAGTTTTATACCGAG TTTCAATCACATGAACCAGAATTTGATTATCTCAAGTCacttgaaattgaagaaaaaatcaatCGCATCAAGTGGTGTAAGAGACAGAATGCAGCTCACTTCCTTTTAAGCACCAATG ATAAGACTATCAAGCTGTGGAAAGTCTTTGATAAGCAGATTAGAGTAGTAGCGGAGAATAACCATACGGATGGCCATGGTGCAGGTACAGGTCCCTCACAGCCCCCACTGCGTCTCCCTCGCTTGACTACCCACGATTCAATAACCGCTGCCGTTCCACGGAAAGTGTATGCTAATGCGCACGCCTATCACATTAATTCCATATCCGTCAATTCGGATGGTGAGACCTACATCTCGGCGGACGATTTAAGAATCAACCTTTGGAATCTTGATATTAGTGATCAAAGTTTTA ATATTGTTGATATCAAGCCTGTCAATATGGAGGAACTTACCGAGGTGATCACTGCGGCGGAATTCCACCCTACACATTGCAATCTTTTCATGTACTCTAGCTCCAAGGGCACCATAAAACTCGCTGATATGAGAGATTCAGCTTTATGCGATCAACATGCGAAGC TGtttgaggaggaagaagaccCTTCTCAAAAATCGTTCTTCTCCGAAATTATATCTTCTATTTCCGACGTCAAATTTTCCTTAGACGGTCGCTATATCTTGTCTCGAGACTATCTGACACTCAAAATATGGGACATTAACATGGACAGCAAACCCGTCAAAACTATCAACATTCACGATCATCTCAGACAAAAGCTATGCGATCTCTACGAGAATGATTGCATATTTGACAAGTTTGAGTGTACATTTAGTGGCGATGGCAG CCAAGTCCTCACTGGGTCATATCACAACTATTTCCGCATTTATGATGTCAATGGAGACAACGATGTTGTGTTACAGGCTGACAAATCGGCATtcaaagcaaaaaagaTTAGCGGGGCTCGAGGAAAATTACCaggcaagaaggaaggCATGCAGACAGAAGGAATTGACTTTGCCAAGAAAATT CTACACGCCAGCTGGCATCCTCGCGAGAACACTATTGCT ATTGCAGCAACCAATAATCT TTTTTTGTATTCTACATTATCATAA
- a CDS encoding glyceraldehyde-3-phosphate dehydrogenase, with protein sequence MVVKVGINGFGRIGRIVLRNAIEHGDLEVVAVNDPFIDLSYMVYMFKFDSTHGRFKGSVEHKDGKLYINNKPIVVFGEKDPANIKWGEAGADYIVESTGVFTTTEKAGVHLKGGAKKVVISAPSADAPMFVCGVNLDAYKPEYQIISNASCTTNCLAPLAKVINDNFTIIEGLMTTVHATTATQKTVDGPSHKDWRGGRGAAANIIPSSTGAAKAVGKVIPSLNGKLTGMAFRVPTSDVSVVDLVVRIEKGASYDDIKAVIKKASESPELKGILAYTEDEVVSTDFVGSTESSIFDAKAGIALNANFVKLVSWYDNEYGYSRRVCDLIAYIAGVDAKAQK encoded by the exons ATGGTCGTCAAAGTTGGAATCAACGGTTTCG GCCGAATTGGGCGTATCGTTCTTAG GAATGCCATCGAGCACGGTGACCTCGAAGTCGTTGCTGTTAACGA TCCTTTTATTGACTTGTCTTACATG GTTTACATGTTCAAGTTTGACTCT ACCCATGGTCGATTCAAGGGTTCCGTAGAGCACAAGGATGGTAAACTGtacatcaacaacaagccTATCGTCGTTTTCGGCGAAAAGGATCCTGCCAACATCAAGTGGGGTGAAGCTGGCGCTGATTACATTGTTGAATCTACTGGTGTTTTCACCACTACGGAAAAGGCTGGCGTTCACCTCAAGGGAGGCGCCAAGAAGGTTGTGATTTCCGCTCCTTCTGCTGACGCTCCCAT GTTTGTTTGCGGTGTCAACCTTGATGCTTACAAGCCCGAATACCAAATTATTTCCAACGCTTCTTGCACTACCAACTGCTTGGCTCCCTTGGCAAAGGTCATCAACGATAAC TTTACTATTATTGAGGGTCTTATGACCACTGTCCATGCCACTACCGCTACACAGAAGACTGTCGACGGTCCTTCTCACA AGGACTGGCGTGGAGGCCGAGGCGCTGCTGCCAACATTATTCCTTCCTCTACTGGTGCTGCCAAG GCTGTTGGGAAAGTCATTCCTTCTTTGAACGGGAAGCTTACCGGTATGGCGTTCCGAGTACCCACTTCGGATGTCTCTGTCGTCGACCTCGTTGTCCGTATTGAGAAGGGCGCTTCTTATGATGATATTAAGGCCGTCATCAAGAAGGCTTCTGAGAGTCCTGAGTTGAAGGGCATCTTGGC TTACACAGAAGATGAGGTCGTTTCTACCGACTTTGTTGGCAGTACCGAATCTTCTATCTTTGATGCCAAGGCAGGCATTGCCCTCAATGCTAACTTTGTCAAGTTGGTCAGCTGG TACGACAATGAGTACGGTTACTCTCGTCGTGTCTGTGATCTCATCGCTTATATTGCTGGCGTTGATGCCAAGGCTCAGAAATAG
- a CDS encoding trimethyllysine dioxygenase, with protein MAMKFTKTQHNSEDKRSHCYERSFSRVSLVYALLTIAASWLVYHSYEIDQNLSGSWGCEMSWMSPSYKQLEWSEKQSDPYNLYLYREQGLDIESHLSGHPILFIPGNAGSYQQVRSIASSAAKQFHEQNGINHNTRYNKKVDFFTVDFNEDFSALHAQTLRYQADYVCRCIRRIFLEYEHLEDHERPSKVTLLGHSMGGVVARLAADSEMSNLIDIIVTMSTPHLVPPIPFEYDMDSIYTEIDERRQSENHPPLISLCGGVSDTQVASDYCSLPQETTSNSRDLAVFTTGIPVVWTGVDHQAMVWCRQICSRITHMLFEMLQHPARSRKMAVARKWLLEDQYNQISSQASVPVNTVFPIMSQNMTILGKYGNGGEYRVKQCRDDFICENVSPTIHMFPYPVNPIAPFPFPGEGTKSDEVMIAMDLNLISSSGTIVIESSAIDWTVSGEKVSHIIHGHMWKSAVTHSHLLFPSFVMSSLSTYIVEVELGQCEGDRPVIRHYTIPASALKKSTYESRYYPFTNSSILLHSHSSSIPFTSFQGQKGEFPHFDRALQAIALNWSPGIVAALCLGALIQSTLASFPIAPTILIGTVELIHLPLVAILAIWSLGLVFLLYAVASVFLWLQKMMLSQLWWTKATSEELANTDSYRLPRIVAPSVILTLTAYFTLPYQVVFVIAFGITWAAITSITKKSTVSLRVVSIAMFMLFWLPFNVPILFVWARHMWMKWENPLHIDCNLLYVTTLAVEVVSSLNNSITTVTRRPVQLELYQWILVTLITINFFFGIRGISWKCYSLQTLKNQPAALSSHRRTLYNALTLLKPAQFHQDIAFSSSKSLPNVHINQSAITVQWSDGRKSEFDHYFLFDHCRCNRCFYRPTKQRLKTLSEVSTKVHPISTSVDDNGLHIVWSVPGHTSFFPFTFLEKSAYNPPFVDHTKPVKVRTLWNSSVATTPPTVLYEDIMDEQADKSGLSLLRVLDQVYDYGCCFIDNVPQTEKATKNLIELIAPIRQTHYGGFWSFTADLSHGDLAYSAQALPAHTDTTYFTDPAGLQIFHLLSHPHPGSGGKTLLVDGFYTASLLSASYPNHYSILSKVGVPYHASGTPGNLLRPQVCSPVFTHDERGRLAQVRWNNEDRGVLGQGWTSKELQQWYQAAKKYEELVNSDDAQYWVKLRPGTVLVIDNWRVMHGRSAFTGSRTMCGAYVGADDWQSRRRVLANLYAGPKSDFKDDLWTVGW; from the exons ATGGCCATGAAGTTCACAAAAACACAGCATAATTCAGAAGATAAAAGGTCGCATTGTTATGAGCGATCTTTTTCTCGAGTTTCTCTCGTCTATGCTCTTCTGACCATCGCAGCTTCATGGCTGGTTTATCACTCTTACGAAATCGACCAGAATCTTTCAGGCTCTTGGGGATGTGAGATGAGCTGGATGTCACCGTCATACAAGCAATTGGAATGGTCGGAAAAACAATCGGATCCTTACAATTTATATCTATATCGTGAGCAAGGGTTGGATATAGAAAGCCAT CTTTCCGGGCACCCAATTTTGTTCATACCTGGTAATGCTGGCTCATATCAACAAGTTCGTTCCATTGCATCTTCAGCCGCAAAGCAATTTCATGAACAAAACGGAATAAATCATAATACACGTTACAACAAGAAAGTAGACTTCTTCACAG TGGACTTTAATGAGGATTTTTCTGCTCTTCATGCCCAAACACTTCGCTACCAAGCCGATTACGTTTGCCGTTGTATCAGACGAATTTTCTTGGAATATGAGCATCTTGAAGATCATGAGAGGCCTTCCAAAGTTACTTTACTTGGCCATTCTATGGGAGGTGTTGTCGCGCGGTTAGCAGCGGACTCCGAAATGTCTAACTTAATTGATATTATCGTCACCATGTCAACCCCTCATCTTGTTCCACCGATACCCTTTGAATATGACATGGACTCGATTTATACAGAAATAGATGAAAGACGTCAGAGTGAGAATCATCCACCGCTTATATCATTATGTGGAGGGGTTTCCGATACCCAGGTGGCCTCTGACTATTGTAGTTTACCTCAAGAGACCACCTCGAATTCTAGGGATCTTGCTGTATTCACTACTGGCATTCCCGTAGTGTGGACTGGTGTTGATCATCAGGCTATGGTGTGGTGCCGTCAGATATGTTCTCGAATCACACATATGTTGTTTGAAATGTTACAACATCCTGCGAGATCTCGAAAAATGGCAGTTGCAAGAAAATGGCTTCTTGAAGATCAATACAATCAAATCTCATCGCAAGCATCTGTACCTGTAAATACGGTCTTTCCGATTATGTCCCAAAACATGACAATTTTAGGGAAATATGGTAACGGTGGTGAATACAGAGTGAAACAGTGCAGGGATGATTTCATTTGCGAGAACGTATCACCGACGATACATATGTTTCCATATCCTGTCAATCCAATAGCTCCCTTCCCATTTCCAGGAGAGGGAACTAAGAGCGATGAAGTGATGATTGCAATGGATCTAAATTTAATTTCTTCCAGCGGAACGATTGTGATAGAATCGTCAGCAATTGACTGGACAGTATCCGGAGAAAAAGTCTCCCATATCATTCATGGGCATATGTGGA AGAGCGCTGTTACACATTctcatttactttttccttcttttgtcATGTCTTCCTTATCCACATATATCGTCGAAGTCGAGCTAGGACAATGCGAAG GTGATCGTCCCGTAATCAGACATTATACTATTCCTGCTTCAGCACTGAAGAAATCAACATACGAGTCACGATATTATCCATTCACCAATTCTTCGATCTTACTGCATTCTCATTCATCGTCTATCCCTTTCACTTCTTTTCAAGGCCAAAAAG GCGAATTCCCTCATTTTGATAGAGCTCTGCAGGCAATTGCCTTGAACTGGTCCCCAGGCATAGTGGCAGCTCTCTGTTTGGGGGCATTGATCCAGTCGACTCTGGCTTCCTTCCCAATTGCGCCCACTATTCTTATAGGTACTGTGGAACTGATTCATCTTCCGCTTGTTGCCATTCTGGCAATCTGGTCTCTTGGCTtggtttttcttctctatGCTGTCGCTAGCGTGTTCTTATGGCttcagaagatgatgttgtCGCAGCTATGGTGGACGAAAGCAACTTCTGAGGAACT TGCCAATACTGATTCATATCGCTTGCCGAGGATTGTGGCGCCATCAGTCATTCTGACGTTAACGGCCTATTTTACTCTGCCATATCAGGTTGTATTTGTCATCGCTTTTGGAATTACATGGGCAGCAATAACTTCCATTACTAAAAAAAGCACTGTAAGTCTACGAGTCG tATCTATAGCCATGTTTATGCTTTTCTGGCTTCCTTTTAACGTTCCTATCCTTTTTGTTTGGGCTCGACATATGTGGATGAAATGGGAGAATCCGTTACACATAGATTGTAATTTGCTATACGTGACTACATTAGCGGTAGAAGTTGTATCATCCCTCAATAATTCGATAACGACTGTTACGAGAAG GCCTGTACAATTAGAGCTATACCAGTGGATTCTGGTGACTCTTATCACaatcaatttctttttcggGATTCG CGGAATCTCTTGGAAGTGCTATTCCTTACAAACGCTCAAGAATCAACCAGCGGCTCTTTCAAGTCATCGTCGGACCCTTTACAATGCCCTCACATTACTAAAACCCGCTCAATTTCATCAGGATATCGCTTTTagctcttcaaaatctctaCCAAATGTGCACATTAACCAGTCTGCAATCACTGTGCAATGGTCAGACGGTAGGAAATCGGAATT TGACCATTATTTCCTATTTGACCATTGTCGTTGCAATCGATGCTTTTATCGCCCGACGAAACAAAGGTTGAAAACATTGTCAGAG GTATCAACAAAAGTACATCCAATCTCTACATCGGTTGATGACAATGGTCTTCACATCGTTTGGTCCGTACCAGGACATACATCATTTTTTCCCTTCACTTTCCTTGAGAAATCGGCCTATAATCCCCCTTTTGTTGATCATACTAAACCTGTAAAAGT ACGTACTTTGTGGAATTCTAGTGTTGCTACTACGCCTCCAACTGTTCTGTATGAAGACATCATGGATGAACAAGCAGACAAAAGTGGGCTTTCTTTACTCCGAGTTCTTGACCAGGTC TATGACTATGGCTGTTGCTTCATCGATAACGTACCACAAACCGAGAAGGCAACCAAGAACCTCATTGAGCTCATTGCGCCAATCAGGCAAACTCATT ATGGCGGTTTCTGGTCCTTCACCGCCGACCTCAGTCACGGCGATCTTGCCTATAGTGCCCAAGCACTCCCAGCACATACAGACACCACATACTTTACTGATCCAGCGGGACTTCAAATATTtcaccttctttctcatcctcatccgGGTTCCGGGGGTAAAACCCTACTTGTCGATGGCTTTTACACAGCTTCGTTGCTTTCGGCGTCATATCCAAATCATTATTCCATACTTTCAAAAGTCGGGGTTCCGTATCATGCATCGGGAACACCAGGAAACTTGCTCCGGCCCCAAGTCTGCTCACCAGTCTTTACTCATGATGAACGCGGAAGATTGGCGCAAGTCAGGTGGAACAATGAGGATAGAGGTGTATTAGGACAAGGATGGACATCCAAGGAGCTGCAACAATGGTATCAAGCGGCTAAAAAGTATGAAGAGCTTGTCAACAGTGATGATGCACAATATTGGGTCAAACTACGGCCTGGTACCGTATTGG TCATTGACAATTGGCGAGTCATGCATGGACGCTCAGCTTTTACGGGCAGTAGAACTATGTGTGGAGCTTATGTGGGAGCAGATGACTGGCAATCACGGCGTAGAGTACTTGCTAATCTCTATGCTGGACCAAAATCTGATTTTAAAGACGATTTGTGGACTGTGGGGTGGTAG
- a CDS encoding PHD finger-like domain-containing protein 5A: MSKHHPDLLMCRRQPGIAIGRMCEKCDGKCPVCDSYVRPMTLVRICDECSFGTSAGKCIICSSPAISDAYYCTECTRLEKDRDGCPRIINMGASKVDAFYERKKLGMDKGGGFKRG; encoded by the exons ATG TCCAAGCATCACCCCGATTTACTGATGTGTCGACGACAGCCTGGTATTG CAATTGGTAGAATGTGCGAAAAGTGTGATGGCAAATG TCCAGTATGCGATTCCTATGTCAGACCAATGACTTTGGTACGAATATGCGATGAATGCTCTT TTGGCACATCGGCCGGAAAGTGTATCATCTGCTCTTCACCAG CTATATCTGACGCCTACTATTGTACCGAGTGTACGCGGCTAGAGAAGGATCGTGACGGTTGTCCAAGGATTATTAAT ATGGGAGCAAGCAAAGTAGACGCCTTTTACGAGCGGAAAAAGCTGgg GATGGACAAGGGCGGAGGTTTCAAAAGAGGCTGA